The Butyrivibrio sp. AE3004 genome contains a region encoding:
- a CDS encoding carbohydrate ABC transporter permease, giving the protein MIKTLNKKSEFARASLGDKIFLLVGYIILAAFVLAIIGPVVYIIVASFMDPITLQNKGIVFDFSKWTLTAYERVMTNSQIWTGFFNAILYSVLFAVISVFITLLCAYPMSRDDFKGKSIFNTIFIITMFFGGGLIPTYLLISNMGLLDSMWAVILPGSFSVWNMIIARTYYKGVPGELREAADVDGANELTFFFRILLPVCTPLIAVLILWQFVGMWNSYFDAMIYLNSASKQPLQLVLRAILIQNEPDPGMIADMQSTAQRAQLAELLKYATIIISSLPLIVMYPFFQKYFDSGIMVGSVKG; this is encoded by the coding sequence ATGATTAAGACACTAAATAAAAAGAGCGAGTTCGCAAGAGCTTCTCTTGGAGATAAAATATTCCTTCTTGTGGGATATATCATTCTTGCAGCTTTCGTGCTGGCTATAATCGGACCTGTGGTTTATATCATCGTTGCTTCATTTATGGATCCGATAACACTTCAGAATAAAGGTATTGTTTTTGATTTCAGTAAGTGGACACTGACAGCTTATGAGAGAGTTATGACCAACTCACAGATATGGACGGGATTTTTCAATGCGATTCTTTATTCCGTACTGTTTGCAGTAATTTCAGTATTTATAACTCTTTTGTGTGCTTATCCTATGTCAAGAGATGATTTTAAGGGAAAATCAATCTTCAACACGATTTTCATCATAACAATGTTCTTCGGAGGCGGACTTATCCCTACATACTTACTTATAAGTAATATGGGACTTTTAGACAGTATGTGGGCTGTAATTCTTCCGGGGTCATTTAGTGTTTGGAACATGATCATAGCAAGAACCTATTATAAGGGCGTTCCCGGCGAGCTTAGAGAGGCAGCTGATGTGGATGGTGCTAATGAGCTTACATTCTTCTTTAGAATATTGCTTCCTGTATGTACACCACTTATCGCAGTGCTTATCCTCTGGCAGTTCGTAGGAATGTGGAACAGCTATTTCGATGCAATGATCTATCTGAATTCAGCAAGTAAGCAGCCTTTGCAGCTCGTTCTTAGAGCAATCCTTATTCAGAATGAGCCTGATCCGGGTATGATTGCAGATATGCAGAGTACTGCACAAAGAGCACAGCTTGCAGAGCTTTTGAAATATGCAACTATCATCATTTCAAGCTTGCCTTTGATAGTTATGTATCCGTTCTTCCAGAAGTATTTTGATTCGGGAATTATGGTTGGTTCAGTTAAAGGCTAA
- a CDS encoding ABC transporter permease: MNTKVKGNNFHNTIVYIKQHWQLYVFFLGPALLLTIVFRYLPMGGILIAFQKYNPFKGILGSEWVGLKYFQQFLSSPDFMQYLINTLKLSVFGLLWGFPMPIILALLLNRVASSKIKQKIQLVLYMPNFISVIVLCGMVRILLSVTGPLNMMLGTNINFLTIPEAFRPIYIVSGIWQGAGWASIMYTAALSNASKELKEAAQIDGANIWQQIKAVEWPAIKDMVVIQFILQAGNIMSIGFEKAYALQSDMNLASSEIIATYVYKKGLLNGDYSYSTAVGLFNTIVNVILLIAVNKIVEKLNDGQGL, from the coding sequence ATGAACACAAAAGTAAAAGGGAACAATTTTCATAACACGATTGTATATATAAAGCAGCATTGGCAGCTTTACGTGTTCTTCTTAGGACCGGCACTACTTCTTACAATCGTCTTCAGGTATCTTCCTATGGGAGGAATTCTGATCGCATTCCAAAAGTACAACCCGTTTAAAGGAATACTTGGAAGCGAATGGGTAGGTCTTAAATATTTCCAACAGTTTTTATCATCACCGGATTTTATGCAGTATCTCATAAATACATTGAAGCTTAGTGTATTTGGTCTTCTCTGGGGTTTCCCGATGCCGATTATCTTAGCACTCCTTCTTAACAGAGTAGCGAGCAGCAAGATCAAGCAGAAGATACAGCTTGTACTGTACATGCCGAACTTCATTTCAGTCATCGTACTTTGCGGTATGGTCAGAATCCTTCTTTCAGTTACAGGACCGCTTAACATGATGCTTGGAACGAACATCAACTTCCTTACAATTCCGGAAGCGTTCAGACCGATCTACATCGTCAGCGGAATCTGGCAGGGAGCCGGTTGGGCATCAATTATGTACACAGCAGCTCTTTCCAATGCAAGTAAGGAGCTTAAGGAAGCAGCACAGATTGATGGAGCTAACATCTGGCAACAGATCAAGGCAGTTGAGTGGCCGGCCATCAAGGATATGGTAGTTATCCAGTTCATTCTTCAGGCAGGTAACATCATGAGTATCGGTTTTGAAAAAGCTTATGCACTTCAGTCTGACATGAACCTTGCATCATCCGAGATCATAGCTACTTATGTATACAAGAAGGGTCTTTTGAATGGTGACTACAGTTATTCAACAGCAGTAGGACTTTTTAATACAATTGTAAACGTAATACTTCTCATTGCGGTTAACAAGATAGTTGAGAAGCTTAACGATGGACAGGGATTATAA